AGATGATGGATGTCTAGAGTCCACAAGCCTGGCAATGATCATATGTGGGTGCGGCTGGTGAAATGTAACCCaactgccaaatgaatttggtcatttggtagattggtagctaaagGGGAAATTACTTTTTCCACATAGGTCAATGTGaggctggacagcatttttccttcaataaatgaaaatgtcatataaaaacaacattttgtgttttctaggTTCATCTTTGTCTAGTATTGAAATTAGtatgatgatctgaaacatttacatgtgacaaatatgcaaaaatagaagacatcTGTAAGAGGGCAAatatttttcacagcactgtatgtgCAAAGAACTTTGCAGCAAGCGTGAGTTCTCACCTGTCTCTCGATGTCAGCCAACAGGCTACTAGCTCCCAGGCGGAACAGGTGAGGGCAGAGCCAATCGTTGCCAAGCTCCTCTTTGACCAGATTGAGCCACACCAGGCTCTCCTGAGCCGTCCGGATCCCCCCTGCTGGCTTGAAGCCCACCTGTAGGAACACATACAGATCTCTGTCAACACACCTCATTTCAACCACAATTATACTGTATGAGGTTTAATTACTATACAAATTTAATTgccacatagaaaaaaaatgtaaaaacagtaaaataataatttaataatgcacaatggcaaaaaaaaaatgcaaatgttccatGGATACTGCACACTATGCACGCAGCTGACCTggagtgtgttttattgtggaaGTGTGATTGAGCAAACAGATatggacatgtttttgtttgtttttcgaACAGTATATTAAGCATTCATCTTAGTAACATACAGTTAGAACTGCAGAGCAATCAGCAAACTGATGGTGTGCACACAACATCATCAATGACTGAATTTCAAAGGAAGTTACATTTAACAAGGTAATTAAAGGCATTTCCACActatacaaaaaatacaatgaaaacatcTAATTTAGAGATACATCACTGACTAAATGAAGCAGTAGAACTAAACTCTACCTCTTTATATACACAGATTTTTTACACATCCATAGCTAACCGTGGAAGGTTGTATAATAGACATGAACTAATTACAGGACTGTATGTATACTGTATGACAGTTTTCTAAATTTCAAGACAGCATTGCATGTGCTTGATTTAAGGTTAGTGCAAATATCTGGTGCTGATCGCCAAAGACGCTGCTGCATCGTTTCATAGAAATTGAGCAGATTTAAGTTCCAGCCCTTTGAAGTCCCTTTGCTAGCTACTGAATGGAATTGATAAATTTAACTATTCTTCTAGTAGAGAAGATAACCTCTGTGCAACTAATCTGAAGCTCACTTCCCCTCCTCATTAGCCAGGAAATGGTCAGAACGAAAAAAATACCTTGTAGCCAGTATACAGGAAGTAGTCACGGATGGCTCTCATCATCACTATGGCAACAGGGTAAGTAGCATTGACAGCCTCCTTTCCTGTGGACGTCTTGATGAAGTCTGAACCTGTCAGGTTTAATCAGGTGATATGTAGCTTAACAAAGTCTAGCAGGTATTCTCACGTTGCACTCATTCATCTGTCAGCTTCTCCTCATTCAAGCCTGTGCAGGACGCTTTAACAGAAGACGAGCAGCTACAGAAGGCAAGCAAAGGCAGCGGCAGTGTTGATGTGAGGGTGCAGACATAGGATGGAGGACATTACTCTGACAATATGGCCTGGCCAGACAAGAACatatgctgctgctgatggctaACAGTGGGAAGCTGCACCTTCATCAATAAAATCCTTCATTTTTCCTTCATAACCAATTATGTTTTATCAGCTTTCCTGATAAAAATAGAAGATGAAATGACGCTCTTTAATAGATTGTCCACAAACTGCAGAccgcaggaaagaaaaaaaacgcagCCCTCCTACCTCCCTGCTGTATAATGACAGTTCATTACTGAACAGAACAAGATGAACATTTTCCAGTTCATTAAAGACATGTTCTATGTATTTTTCCAGTCAGGTCTTTTTTTCAGCCTCTCTCCCCTTTTCCTCAAACTGGTATAATCCTTACGATTCGTTATGGGGAGTCTTAATTACCAGATAATGGATTACAGTTATTAAATGTGGGTGGTAGTAATGAAGCTCTATTCATTTGCGAGGGCAAGAGGATAGTGGCAGGGAACAGCAGAGTAAAATAGCCTGCATTAGAGATTAATAGGTGAAATTATCATTCAATTTTAGGAGTCTCATACGCAATTCATAGGAACAAGGGGAGATTAAGGAGCGAGTGTGGCGACAAAAGCAATGCATTTTAATAATGATCTCTATCAGAGCCCCTGACAATTTGGTTCTGTAATCGGCTTATTATGTGATGGCTAGTTaagcacagtgtgtgtgtgtgtgtgtgtgtgtgtgtgtgtgtgtgtgtgtgtgtgtgtgtgtgtgtgtgtgtgtgtgtgtgtgtgtgtgtgtgtgcgtgcgtgtgtgtgtgagagacagagagagagagagagagagagagagagagagagagacagagggagagctCCATTCATCAACTTCacctttttaaaaaggaaaagctAAGCAGCAGAGTCACAAACTGGATGAGAGCAAGAACTGCACCTGGCCTTTTACTGAATTAAACTTTAAGGCTAATAATTCATTGTCTCTGTGTGACGATGAGCGTTGCAGACTTTGAACATGAGTAGCAGATGTACAAGCAGTTAAATTCATACCACAACCTGACTACGTCTGCTACCTAAATGTCACATTCACACGCACACTTTATCAAACATAATAAACAGTGGTATGTCACTGTCACTATTTTCAGGAACAAAGTCACAGAACACAGTCCTAGAAATGGCTCACAGTGGAAGAGGTGCACTGCCCAGCTAGATTAGAAGACTATTTTCAACTCATCTTTTCAAGAACATGTGGCtcgatttgtttattttaaagacttGAATTGACATAAGATATATTAATAAACTGTAAGACTTTTCCAGGATTTAAAgacatgctgctgttacacaGAAGTTACAGCAGCTTAAATCTAGCTGCCATTCAGTCTCCAGTCTACAGGAGTTAATGCAGCTGCTAGATACATGACACAATGCTTGCtaataaaatcatcaaacacactaGACTCATATGGGAATAGTGGAGCCAtgatttttgtgtaaaatattttgaaaagggtttttttgttaaattatgacAATAAGCTTCTGACAGAATAGAGAGAGgaagtccatccatccactggATGGACCTATGTGACAAAGTAATTTCCCCCCTTAGCTACCAGTCTACCAAATTcaatatgattactgccaggcttgtggAATCAaaacatccattcatccattatctatacaccgctaaatcctcattagggtagtggggggctggagtctatcccagctgacttagggtgaagacaggggacaccctggacaggtcaccagtctatcacaggattacatatggagacaaacaatcacactcacattcacacctatggacaatttagaatcaccaattaacctcagcatgtttttggactgtgggaggaagctggagaacctggaaaaaacccacacatgcacagagggagcatgcaaactccatgcagaaagatcccaggaaggccgggacatgaatcagggatcttctaactgtgaggtgaaagtgttaaccaccaagccactgtgcagcccaagagTAAGTCTGTTTAGCAAAATGTTTGTATTCTGACAAATGGCAACTATTCCTGTAAATTAACTTTTTCTGTATACAGTAACAGAAAAAACTGTGAGTAAAGAATGAACTGTAATCACAGACGTAATGAAATATGTATATCGTTGGACTGACCAGCCATCATGGCGACCATGCTGGCCTTGTAGACATTAGTGAATGTGCCGAGCTCTCCAATAGCCAGGATGGTCTTCATATGGGCGTCACCACAGGCCTCCCGAAACTGACGGATCTCATCATACATGGCTGtaaacacagacaggaaatgcTTCAACAAACTTGATCAGATCCATACATTATGGTAGACCGTTCCAGATCAACCAAATTCTTTAAGTGTGAAATCATCTCAATCCTTTGAGaatgaacaaaactgtcaaactcAATTTTTAATATGTAACCATCATGAACAAAAAGCCTTAAACATGTTTGATACAATAAAATGTTACACTGACAGTTCCATGACAACTGAACAACACATATAGATGGCAGTACAGTAGAGAAAAAAGGTCTGTTCATATTTGGTATAAGCTAAAATTACAACCTTATGGTCTTATAAAGGACAGATCCAGTGTGGAATCTTATGTAGAACTTAAGCAGAACACAGAGATCC
This Amphiprion ocellaris isolate individual 3 ecotype Okinawa unplaced genomic scaffold, ASM2253959v1 Aocel_unscaffolded21, whole genome shotgun sequence DNA region includes the following protein-coding sequences:
- the LOC129348442 gene encoding deoxyribose-phosphate aldolase-like, giving the protein MAVADGAAEIDIVINRTLALTGQWEAMYDEIRQFREACGDAHMKTILAIGELGTFTNVYKASMVAMMAGSDFIKTSTGKEAVNATYPVAIVMMRAIRDYFLYTGYKVGFKPAGGIRTAQESLVWLNLVKEELGNDWLCPHLFRLGASSLLADIERQVRTHACCKVLCTYSAVKNICPLTDVFYFCIFVTCKCFRSSY